In Neodiprion pinetum isolate iyNeoPine1 chromosome 6, iyNeoPine1.2, whole genome shotgun sequence, one genomic interval encodes:
- the LOC124222021 gene encoding leucine-rich repeat-containing protein 24 isoform X2 — MCATHTHPLRGRILLALFLLITSFTLLSSAVAFPDWTDCPAVCRCKWTSGKKSALCPDAGLTTLPASLDPDMQVLDLSGNKIISLYADMFNRAGLLNLQRVFLRNAGISRIDKDAFRELRILVEVDLSDNQIETLDPETFLGNERLRILILSGNKLVKLTGPQFPSLPHLRNLELQRCSLTEIHSLAFARVTGLETLRLEGNQLEYVEALAFLPLTHLKTLSLDGNPWSCDCRLRKLRVWLAPNRLYSVPQKCEAPPRLEGRRWEEVKPQEFACSPEVTLTANSFQEEMSGNLSLACVVTGDPEPEIWWLFNGSPLNVTRGDQVFVTEETYNGFRKWNNVTLYNASESDAGEYSCVGSNLAGLGKDTVSIVIPRVYTAPTLSQTDTWLLWVSLAGGGAAALCASLIAVILAVCLCGSRQKSKRKKVKLQGSTSFGDQEKKLLDLSLTTTTNERISGRPSLEASSPADIELAERSSSLCDPPVNVTVERHCREMHSHLPTVFPPPPEFTTSILPAGVFGNIFISVSLAQDGERRYPDLLDIPVHASISDKSAGQPAPIPTTSILSGFATLPRRPLRVSDLSSPYDNMGPRVTATGSSTFSLTDPDLRLSPPPPTLVIQPPIEFVSL, encoded by the exons ATGTGCGCGACGCATACACACCCTCTACGAGGGCGGATACTGCTCGCCCTCTTCCTCCTGATAACGAGTTTCACCCTGCTCTCGTCGGCGGTGGCTTTTCCCGACTGGACGGACTGCCCGGCGGTTTGTAGGTGCAAATGGACATCCGGTAAGAAGTCGGCGCTGTGTCCGGACGCCGGGCTAACGACGCTGCCGGCCTCCCTCGACCCGGACATGCAGGTCCTCGACCTCTCAGGAAACAAGATAATATCGCTGTACGCGGACATGTTCAACCGAGCCGGTCTGCTGAACCTGCAGCGGGTGTTCCTGAGGAACGCGGGGATATCGAGGATCGACAAGGACGCCTTCAGGGAGCTCAGGATCCTCGTCGAGGTCGACCTCTCCGACAACCAGATCGAGACTCTCGACCCGGAAACCTTTCTCGGCAACGAGAGACTCAGGATATTGATCCTGAGCGGCAACAAGCTCGTCAAGCTGACGGGACCTCAGTTCCCGTCGCTGCCCCACCTCAGGAACCTTGAACTGCAACGGTGCTCCCTCACCGAGATCCACAGCCTGGCCTTCGCCCGGGTCACCGGGCTCGAGACGCTACGGCTGGAGGGAAACCAGCTCGAGTACGTCGAGGCGTTGGCTTTCCTGCCGCTGACGCACCTCAAGACCCTCAGCCTGGACGGCAACCCCTGGAGCTGCGACTGCCGTCTGCGAAAGCTGCGAGTCTGGCTCGCACCGAACCGGCTCTACTCGGTTCCCCAGAAGTGCGAGGCGCCTCCGAGGCTGGAGGGGCGCCGATGGGAGGAGGTCAAGCCTCAGGAGTTCGCCTGCAGCCCGGAAGTGACGCTCACCGCGAACTCCTTCCAGGAGGAGATGAGCGGAAACCTGAGCTTGGCCTGCGTCGTTACGGGCGATCCGGAGCCGGAGATCTGGTGGCTCTTCAACGGGAGTCCGCTGAACGTGACGCGGGGTGATCAGGTGTTCGTGACCGAGGAGACCTACAACGGATTCCGGAAGTGGAACAACGTCACCCTCTACAACGCCAGCGAGAGCGACGCCGGCGAGTACAGCTGCGTCGGCAGCAACCTCGCGGGGCTCGGCAAGGACACCGTCAGCATCGTCATTCCCCGCGTCTACACCGCCCCGACTCTTTCCCAGACCGACACCTGGCTGCTATGGGTTAGCCTGGCCGGCGGTGGCGCCGCCGCCCTCTGCGCGTCCCTCATCGCCGTCATCCTCGCCGTCTGCCTCTGCGGCTCCAGGCAGAAGAGCAAACGGAAGAAGGTCAAGCTCCAGGGAAGCACCAGCTTCGGGGACCAGGAAAAGAAACTGCTGGACCTTTCCTTGACCACCACTACCAACGAGAGAATCAGCGGAAGACCGAGCCTCGAGGCT AGCAGCCCGGCTGACATAGAACTGGCGGAAAGGAGTTCGTCGCTCTGCGATCCGCCGGTGAACGTGACGGTGGAGAGACACTGCAGGGAGATGCACAGCCACCTGCCGACGGTCTTCCCACCCCCGCCCGAATTCACAACGAGTATCTTGCCCGCGGGGGTATTCGGCAACATATTTATCTCGGTGTCGCTCGCCCAGGACGGTGAGAGGCGATACCCCGACCTCCTCGACATCCCGGTACACGCCAGCATCTCGGACAAGTCCGCGGGCCAACCGGCGCCGATACCGACGACCTCGATTTTGTCGGGATTCGCGACCCTGCCCCGAAGGCCCCTCCGCGTCTCCGACCTCAGCTCGCCCTACGACAATATGGGGCCGAGAGTAACGGCCACCGGAAGTTCGACTTTCTCCCTCACGGACCCGGATCTTCGATTGTCGCCCCCGCCGCCCACGCTGGTCATTCAACCACCCATAGAATTCGTTTCCCTGTAA
- the LOC124222021 gene encoding leucine-rich repeat-containing protein 24 isoform X1, with product MCATHTHPLRGRILLALFLLITSFTLLSSAVAFPDWTDCPAVCRCKWTSGKKSALCPDAGLTTLPASLDPDMQVLDLSGNKIISLYADMFNRAGLLNLQRVFLRNAGISRIDKDAFRELRILVEVDLSDNQIETLDPETFLGNERLRILILSGNKLVKLTGPQFPSLPHLRNLELQRCSLTEIHSLAFARVTGLETLRLEGNQLEYVEALAFLPLTHLKTLSLDGNPWSCDCRLRKLRVWLAPNRLYSVPQKCEAPPRLEGRRWEEVKPQEFACSPEVTLTANSFQEEMSGNLSLACVVTGDPEPEIWWLFNGSPLNVTRGDQVFVTEETYNGFRKWNNVTLYNASESDAGEYSCVGSNLAGLGKDTVSIVIPRVYTAPTLSQTDTWLLWVSLAGGGAAALCASLIAVILAVCLCGSRQKSKRKKVKLQGSTSFGDQEKKLLDLSLTTTTNERISGRPSLEAVSITFLIKSSPADIELAERSSSLCDPPVNVTVERHCREMHSHLPTVFPPPPEFTTSILPAGVFGNIFISVSLAQDGERRYPDLLDIPVHASISDKSAGQPAPIPTTSILSGFATLPRRPLRVSDLSSPYDNMGPRVTATGSSTFSLTDPDLRLSPPPPTLVIQPPIEFVSL from the exons ATGTGCGCGACGCATACACACCCTCTACGAGGGCGGATACTGCTCGCCCTCTTCCTCCTGATAACGAGTTTCACCCTGCTCTCGTCGGCGGTGGCTTTTCCCGACTGGACGGACTGCCCGGCGGTTTGTAGGTGCAAATGGACATCCGGTAAGAAGTCGGCGCTGTGTCCGGACGCCGGGCTAACGACGCTGCCGGCCTCCCTCGACCCGGACATGCAGGTCCTCGACCTCTCAGGAAACAAGATAATATCGCTGTACGCGGACATGTTCAACCGAGCCGGTCTGCTGAACCTGCAGCGGGTGTTCCTGAGGAACGCGGGGATATCGAGGATCGACAAGGACGCCTTCAGGGAGCTCAGGATCCTCGTCGAGGTCGACCTCTCCGACAACCAGATCGAGACTCTCGACCCGGAAACCTTTCTCGGCAACGAGAGACTCAGGATATTGATCCTGAGCGGCAACAAGCTCGTCAAGCTGACGGGACCTCAGTTCCCGTCGCTGCCCCACCTCAGGAACCTTGAACTGCAACGGTGCTCCCTCACCGAGATCCACAGCCTGGCCTTCGCCCGGGTCACCGGGCTCGAGACGCTACGGCTGGAGGGAAACCAGCTCGAGTACGTCGAGGCGTTGGCTTTCCTGCCGCTGACGCACCTCAAGACCCTCAGCCTGGACGGCAACCCCTGGAGCTGCGACTGCCGTCTGCGAAAGCTGCGAGTCTGGCTCGCACCGAACCGGCTCTACTCGGTTCCCCAGAAGTGCGAGGCGCCTCCGAGGCTGGAGGGGCGCCGATGGGAGGAGGTCAAGCCTCAGGAGTTCGCCTGCAGCCCGGAAGTGACGCTCACCGCGAACTCCTTCCAGGAGGAGATGAGCGGAAACCTGAGCTTGGCCTGCGTCGTTACGGGCGATCCGGAGCCGGAGATCTGGTGGCTCTTCAACGGGAGTCCGCTGAACGTGACGCGGGGTGATCAGGTGTTCGTGACCGAGGAGACCTACAACGGATTCCGGAAGTGGAACAACGTCACCCTCTACAACGCCAGCGAGAGCGACGCCGGCGAGTACAGCTGCGTCGGCAGCAACCTCGCGGGGCTCGGCAAGGACACCGTCAGCATCGTCATTCCCCGCGTCTACACCGCCCCGACTCTTTCCCAGACCGACACCTGGCTGCTATGGGTTAGCCTGGCCGGCGGTGGCGCCGCCGCCCTCTGCGCGTCCCTCATCGCCGTCATCCTCGCCGTCTGCCTCTGCGGCTCCAGGCAGAAGAGCAAACGGAAGAAGGTCAAGCTCCAGGGAAGCACCAGCTTCGGGGACCAGGAAAAGAAACTGCTGGACCTTTCCTTGACCACCACTACCAACGAGAGAATCAGCGGAAGACCGAGCCTCGAGGCTGTAAGTATCACGTTTCTCATCAAG AGCAGCCCGGCTGACATAGAACTGGCGGAAAGGAGTTCGTCGCTCTGCGATCCGCCGGTGAACGTGACGGTGGAGAGACACTGCAGGGAGATGCACAGCCACCTGCCGACGGTCTTCCCACCCCCGCCCGAATTCACAACGAGTATCTTGCCCGCGGGGGTATTCGGCAACATATTTATCTCGGTGTCGCTCGCCCAGGACGGTGAGAGGCGATACCCCGACCTCCTCGACATCCCGGTACACGCCAGCATCTCGGACAAGTCCGCGGGCCAACCGGCGCCGATACCGACGACCTCGATTTTGTCGGGATTCGCGACCCTGCCCCGAAGGCCCCTCCGCGTCTCCGACCTCAGCTCGCCCTACGACAATATGGGGCCGAGAGTAACGGCCACCGGAAGTTCGACTTTCTCCCTCACGGACCCGGATCTTCGATTGTCGCCCCCGCCGCCCACGCTGGTCATTCAACCACCCATAGAATTCGTTTCCCTGTAA